The proteins below come from a single Tachypleus tridentatus isolate NWPU-2018 chromosome 13, ASM421037v1, whole genome shotgun sequence genomic window:
- the Arpc4 gene encoding actin-related protein 2/3 complex, subunit 4 isoform X1: MAATLRPYLTAVRHTLNAAMCLENFSSQVVERHNKPEVEVRTSKELLLTPVVISRNEKEKVLIEGSVNSLRISIAVKQADEIERILCHKFMRFMMMRAENFVILRRKPVEGYDISFLITNFHTEQMYKHKLVDFVIHFMEEIDKEISEMKLTLNARARICAEEFLKRF; encoded by the exons GCTGCTACTCTGCGTCCATACCTAACAGCAGTCCGTCACACCCTTAATGCTGCCATGTGTCTTGAGAACTTTTCATCACAGGTTGTAGAACGGCACAATAAACCTGAAGTTGAAGTCAG aacAAGCAAGGAACTCCTCCTGACACCTGTTGTAATAAGTCGAAATGAAAAGGAAAAGGTTTTAATTGAGGGATCAGTGAACTCTCTAAGAATCAGTATTGCTGTTAAACAGGCTGATGAGATAGAACGGATCCTTTGTCACAAGTTTATGAGGTTTATGATGATGAGAGCAGAAAATTTTGTGATTTTAAGAAGAAAACCAGTAGAG GGTTATGACATCTCCTTCTTGATTACTAACTTCCACACAGAACAGATGTATAAACACAAACTAGTGGACTTTGTCATTCATTTCATGGAGGAAATTGACAAGGAAATCAGCGAGATGAAACTGACATTAAATGCCAGAGCTCGAATTTGTGCTGAAGAATTTTTGAAACGG TTTTGA
- the Arpc4 gene encoding actin-related protein 2/3 complex, subunit 4 isoform X2: protein MCLENFSSQVVERHNKPEVEVRTSKELLLTPVVISRNEKEKVLIEGSVNSLRISIAVKQADEIERILCHKFMRFMMMRAENFVILRRKPVEGYDISFLITNFHTEQMYKHKLVDFVIHFMEEIDKEISEMKLTLNARARICAEEFLKRF, encoded by the exons ATGTGTCTTGAGAACTTTTCATCACAGGTTGTAGAACGGCACAATAAACCTGAAGTTGAAGTCAG aacAAGCAAGGAACTCCTCCTGACACCTGTTGTAATAAGTCGAAATGAAAAGGAAAAGGTTTTAATTGAGGGATCAGTGAACTCTCTAAGAATCAGTATTGCTGTTAAACAGGCTGATGAGATAGAACGGATCCTTTGTCACAAGTTTATGAGGTTTATGATGATGAGAGCAGAAAATTTTGTGATTTTAAGAAGAAAACCAGTAGAG GGTTATGACATCTCCTTCTTGATTACTAACTTCCACACAGAACAGATGTATAAACACAAACTAGTGGACTTTGTCATTCATTTCATGGAGGAAATTGACAAGGAAATCAGCGAGATGAAACTGACATTAAATGCCAGAGCTCGAATTTGTGCTGAAGAATTTTTGAAACGG TTTTGA